In Gemmatimonadaceae bacterium, the following proteins share a genomic window:
- a CDS encoding dienelactone hydrolase family protein, translated as MSFPRIFVGAVAALSLAACHRPQQMDEHMSHMAAGDLAATSVAASNNQGNPALPPSANQAAARLAASNRHGEWVKIAWRPGSSDSLMAWVVYPATSNPRTPVVVVVHEIFGLQTWVRGVADQVAADGFIAIAPDLLSRVRGGASTVELSGDTARALIRGVSIAERNEGIDAAARYAMSQPSAAQKYSVIGFCWGGGTVWDHMINGGIQGLSGGVAFYGLPYMNGAVPIGDSLAKIRVPVMMFNGAIDARTGAGMPGVDSAMKALNKSYYGKNFPNAEHGFVRAQDDPKTPPNEVVQQGNLAAIKEAWPQTIAFLKKNMGMM; from the coding sequence ATGTCGTTCCCGCGCATTTTCGTTGGCGCTGTAGCCGCGCTTTCACTGGCGGCGTGTCACCGCCCGCAGCAAATGGACGAGCACATGTCGCACATGGCGGCCGGCGATCTCGCGGCGACCTCGGTTGCGGCATCGAACAACCAAGGCAACCCCGCGCTGCCGCCGAGCGCGAACCAGGCGGCGGCCAGGCTCGCGGCGAGCAACCGGCATGGCGAGTGGGTCAAAATCGCCTGGCGGCCCGGCTCGTCGGATTCGCTGATGGCGTGGGTGGTCTACCCTGCCACGTCCAACCCGCGCACGCCCGTAGTCGTCGTCGTGCACGAGATCTTCGGACTTCAAACATGGGTGCGCGGCGTAGCCGATCAGGTAGCGGCGGACGGCTTCATCGCGATCGCACCCGACTTGCTCTCTCGAGTCCGTGGCGGGGCGAGCACGGTGGAGTTGTCGGGGGATACAGCCCGAGCACTCATCCGCGGCGTATCGATCGCCGAGCGAAACGAGGGCATCGACGCCGCGGCACGTTATGCGATGTCACAGCCTTCCGCCGCTCAGAAATATTCGGTGATCGGGTTTTGTTGGGGCGGTGGAACGGTCTGGGACCACATGATCAACGGCGGCATTCAGGGATTATCGGGTGGTGTGGCGTTCTACGGCCTTCCCTACATGAACGGGGCCGTACCGATCGGCGATTCGCTCGCCAAAATCAGAGTGCCGGTGATGATGTTCAACGGCGCCATAGACGCACGAACAGGGGCTGGAATGCCTGGCGTCGACTCAGCGATGAAGGCTTTGAATAAGTCGTACTACGGCAAGAATTTCCCGAACGCCGAGCACGGGTTCGTTCGCGCCCAGGACGACCCGAAGACCCCGCCCAACGAAGTTGTCCAACAGGGAAATCTTGCGGCGATCAAGGAAGCGTGGCCGCAGACGATCGCTTTCCTCAAGAAGAACATGGGGATGATGTAA
- a CDS encoding isoprenylcysteine carboxylmethyltransferase family protein: MTSERVDHAVKEAQADEANPAVAANRTRSQTAVLALGPLRLTGRAAQLTVQAILLTLLALVVYYRARILSTPFTISALLWIAWQVYWGVSATKTASTVRSESAKSRALHQYLLLLGFFLLFAPLPWLDHRILPVGTGWVYLGLAVQAAFFGLAISARRTLGRNWSGAITEKVDHELVRSGPYRFMRHPIYTAILGMFLGSALVSGDLHAFLAVAVVVATYLRKIRLEEQSLARVFGPRYEEYRRQTRALIPWIL, from the coding sequence ATGACCTCTGAACGCGTCGACCACGCGGTGAAAGAAGCCCAGGCCGACGAGGCGAACCCCGCCGTCGCCGCAAACCGAACACGGTCTCAAACGGCGGTTCTGGCGCTGGGTCCGCTGCGGCTGACCGGGCGGGCGGCGCAACTAACGGTACAGGCGATCCTGCTGACGCTTCTCGCGCTGGTCGTGTACTACCGGGCGCGGATTCTTTCCACGCCGTTCACGATTTCGGCGCTGCTCTGGATCGCGTGGCAAGTGTACTGGGGCGTCTCCGCGACGAAAACGGCATCGACGGTTCGCTCGGAGTCGGCGAAATCGCGGGCCTTACATCAATACCTGCTGCTGCTGGGATTCTTTCTGTTGTTCGCGCCGCTTCCATGGCTCGACCACCGCATCCTGCCGGTTGGCACCGGGTGGGTCTACCTCGGCCTCGCGGTGCAGGCAGCCTTTTTTGGTCTAGCGATCAGCGCGAGGCGCACGCTCGGCCGCAACTGGAGCGGCGCCATCACCGAGAAGGTCGACCACGAGCTCGTCCGGTCGGGGCCATATCGCTTTATGCGGCATCCGATCTATACGGCCATCCTCGGAATGTTTCTTGGTTCGGCCCTCGTGTCGGGAGATCTGCACGCGTTTCTCGCCGTCGCCGTCGTCGTCGCGACGTATCTGAGGAAGATTCGACTCGAGGAGCAGAGCCTCGCGCGGGTCTTCGGCCCTCGCTACGAGGAATATCGTCGCCAAACACGCGCGTTGATTCCGTGGATTCTCTGA
- a CDS encoding MoxR family ATPase: MATRQATVDDSRDVELLEQLARARSELIAQIGRRIIGQHKIVDDLVAALLAGGHVLLVGVPGLAKTLLVQTVAQALDLTFSRVQFTPDLMPSDITGTELLEEDHTSGGARRFFKFAKGPIFGNVVLADEINRAPPKTQAALLQAMQEHAVTAAGQTHRLPEPFFVLATQNPIEQEGTYPLPEAQLDRFMMQLTIGYPSRDEEERIVAATTGDLDVEIRPVLDAAQLLQLQHLVRRLPAPPSVVSYAVKLARSTRPAADEATPMVKKYVSWGAGPRASQYLILGAKARAAMDGRGVPDLEDVNAMAVPVLTHRVVVNFQAEAEGMSPERLVTVPSKP, translated from the coding sequence TCGAGCTGCTCGAGCAGCTCGCGCGCGCACGATCGGAGTTGATCGCGCAGATCGGCCGACGGATCATCGGGCAGCACAAGATCGTCGACGATCTCGTCGCGGCGCTCCTCGCCGGCGGCCACGTGCTCCTCGTCGGCGTTCCCGGTCTCGCCAAGACGCTCCTCGTGCAGACCGTCGCGCAGGCGCTCGATCTCACGTTCTCACGCGTGCAATTCACGCCGGACCTGATGCCGAGCGACATCACCGGTACCGAGCTGCTCGAGGAAGATCACACATCGGGCGGCGCGCGCCGGTTCTTCAAGTTCGCGAAGGGCCCGATCTTCGGGAACGTGGTACTCGCCGACGAAATCAACCGCGCGCCGCCGAAGACGCAGGCCGCGCTGCTCCAGGCCATGCAGGAGCATGCCGTTACCGCGGCGGGCCAGACTCACCGGTTACCGGAGCCGTTCTTCGTCCTCGCGACGCAGAATCCGATCGAGCAGGAAGGCACGTATCCGCTGCCCGAAGCGCAGCTCGACCGCTTCATGATGCAGCTCACGATCGGCTACCCGAGCCGCGACGAAGAAGAGAGAATCGTCGCCGCGACGACGGGCGACCTCGACGTCGAGATCCGACCTGTGCTCGACGCCGCGCAACTGTTGCAGCTCCAGCATCTCGTGCGCCGCCTTCCCGCGCCGCCGTCGGTCGTCAGCTACGCGGTCAAGCTCGCGCGTTCCACGCGCCCCGCCGCCGATGAAGCGACGCCGATGGTCAAGAAATACGTGAGCTGGGGCGCCGGCCCGCGTGCGTCGCAGTATCTCATACTCGGCGCCAAGGCACGCGCGGCGATGGACGGGCGCGGCGTGCCCGATCTCGAGGATGTGAACGCGATGGCAGTCCCAGTGCTCACCCACCGCGTCGTCGTGAACTTCCAGGCGGAGGCCGAGGGGATGTCGCCCGAGCGCTTGGTGACCGTCCCCTCGAAGCCGTAA
- a CDS encoding GNAT family N-acetyltransferase, translating into MNDRLVERRRGDLLLSTDRARIDQRAVLAMLHDSHWGAEVTVDILARSIANSLCVGVYDGSRQVAFARAVTDLSTFAYLTDVIVADDSRGRGIGSWMVEEILAHPDLQGLRRIALLTRDAQALYERFGFSTRMATSTYMERRAPPS; encoded by the coding sequence ATGAACGATCGATTGGTCGAGCGCCGGCGCGGCGATCTGTTGTTGTCGACCGACCGAGCGAGAATCGACCAACGTGCGGTGCTCGCGATGTTGCACGATTCTCATTGGGGCGCCGAGGTCACGGTGGATATCCTCGCGCGCTCGATCGCGAACTCGCTGTGCGTGGGGGTCTACGACGGCTCCCGGCAAGTCGCGTTCGCGCGCGCGGTCACGGATCTCTCGACCTTCGCGTATCTCACCGACGTGATCGTGGCGGACGACTCTCGCGGGCGAGGGATCGGCTCGTGGATGGTCGAGGAAATCCTCGCGCATCCGGACCTCCAAGGGCTTCGGCGCATCGCTCTCCTCACGCGCGATGCGCAGGCACTGTACGAACGATTTGGGTTCTCCACCCGAATGGCGACCTCTACATATATGGAACGCCGCGCGCCGCCTTCTTGA
- a CDS encoding fused MFS/spermidine synthase — translation MPKVSSRLQQSLNPPLALPPTQRFLPALLLLFVGSGCAALIYEIVWFQLIELVIGSSAISLGVLLGTFMGGMCLGSLLLPRFVSPEQHPLRVYAALEGAIGALGLIVLVVVPLMGSIYTATTVQGLPGILWRGVLCAVCLLPPTLLMGATLPAIARWVEATPTGVSWLGFFYGSNIAGAVFGAVLAGFYLLRVFDMTVTTVVAAIVNFGVAGVGLALSRRAPHRPAIPRPNAEVERSPTGINAVYVAIGLSGFAALGAEVVWTRLLSLMLGASVYTFSIILAVFLVALGTGSSAGSYIARSSRPRTALAWCQLLLTLGVAWAAFMIARALPFWPINPSLSPSPWITFQLDVVRVAVAVFPAAALWGASFPLALAAVVGPGDDAGRLVGRVYAANTVGAILGSALFSVVVVPHWGTRHGQQLLIAISLASAIVVFAAVRRAHAAEAERDVPRPSGWSPRPAGTMLAIAGAAAAIACVVTVPGVPDGLVAYGRFLPTYTNQPRYLYVGEGINSSIAVSEEPSGVRNFHVAGKVEASSLPQDMRLQRMLGHLSALLTKTPRTVLVVGFGAGVTAGSFVTQPGVEKIVICEIEPLIPRVVSTYFTQQNYDVTQDPRVQIVYDDARHYILTTKEKFDVITSDPIHPWVKGAATLYTKEYFDLVKAHLNPGGVVTQWVPLYESSPDVVKSELATFFDAFPDGTIWGNDINGSGYDVVLAGHASPQPIDVDSVDAKLGRPEYRRVARSLADVGFSSGLALLSTYAGQARDLAPWLTGAQLNRDSNLRLQYLAGFGLNTYESSAIYAQMLRYRKFPDALFVGGGPAREQLRTVIEAPREEP, via the coding sequence ATGCCGAAAGTCTCGTCGCGTCTGCAACAATCGCTCAACCCGCCGCTCGCGCTTCCGCCGACGCAGCGGTTTCTGCCGGCGCTGCTCCTGCTATTCGTCGGGAGCGGCTGCGCCGCGCTGATCTACGAGATCGTGTGGTTCCAGCTCATCGAGCTGGTCATCGGCTCGTCGGCCATTTCGCTCGGCGTTCTGCTCGGCACGTTCATGGGCGGCATGTGTTTGGGAAGTCTGCTGTTGCCGCGGTTCGTGTCGCCGGAGCAGCATCCGTTGCGCGTGTACGCGGCGCTCGAGGGCGCGATCGGAGCGCTCGGCCTGATCGTGCTGGTGGTCGTTCCATTGATGGGAAGCATCTATACCGCGACAACGGTCCAGGGACTTCCCGGCATTCTCTGGCGCGGCGTTCTGTGCGCGGTGTGCTTACTGCCGCCGACCCTGTTGATGGGTGCGACGCTGCCGGCGATCGCGCGGTGGGTCGAGGCGACGCCGACAGGCGTGTCGTGGCTTGGGTTCTTCTACGGAAGCAACATCGCCGGCGCGGTGTTCGGCGCGGTCCTGGCCGGCTTCTATCTGCTGCGCGTCTTCGACATGACGGTCACGACGGTGGTCGCGGCCATCGTGAACTTCGGCGTCGCCGGCGTCGGACTCGCCCTGTCGCGCCGCGCGCCGCATCGGCCGGCGATCCCTCGCCCCAACGCCGAGGTTGAGCGGAGCCCGACCGGAATCAACGCGGTCTACGTCGCGATCGGCTTGTCCGGCTTCGCGGCGCTCGGCGCCGAAGTGGTGTGGACGCGATTGCTGTCGCTGATGCTCGGCGCGTCGGTCTACACGTTCTCGATCATCCTCGCCGTTTTTCTCGTGGCGCTCGGCACGGGAAGCAGCGCCGGTTCGTACATCGCGCGCTCGTCGCGGCCTCGCACCGCGCTGGCGTGGTGCCAACTGCTGCTCACGTTGGGCGTCGCGTGGGCGGCGTTCATGATCGCGCGCGCGCTTCCGTTCTGGCCGATCAATCCGTCGTTGTCGCCGAGCCCGTGGATCACGTTTCAGCTGGACGTCGTCCGGGTGGCGGTGGCGGTTTTCCCCGCCGCCGCGCTTTGGGGCGCGAGCTTCCCGCTGGCACTCGCCGCGGTTGTCGGACCGGGTGATGACGCCGGCCGCCTGGTCGGTCGTGTCTATGCCGCGAACACCGTGGGAGCGATCCTCGGCTCGGCGCTGTTCAGCGTCGTCGTCGTTCCGCATTGGGGCACACGACACGGCCAGCAGTTGCTCATCGCGATCAGCTTGGCGTCGGCGATCGTCGTGTTCGCCGCGGTGCGCCGAGCGCACGCGGCCGAAGCGGAGCGCGACGTGCCGCGTCCGAGTGGCTGGTCGCCGCGACCCGCGGGAACGATGCTCGCGATCGCCGGCGCGGCCGCCGCGATCGCGTGTGTCGTCACGGTGCCCGGTGTGCCGGACGGACTCGTCGCGTACGGACGTTTCCTACCGACGTACACGAACCAACCGAGATATCTGTACGTCGGTGAAGGCATCAACTCGTCGATCGCCGTGTCGGAGGAGCCGAGCGGCGTTCGCAACTTCCACGTGGCCGGCAAGGTCGAAGCCTCGAGCTTACCGCAGGACATGCGGCTGCAGCGAATGCTCGGCCACCTGTCGGCGCTGTTGACGAAGACGCCGCGCACGGTGCTGGTGGTCGGGTTCGGCGCCGGCGTGACGGCCGGTTCGTTCGTGACGCAGCCCGGCGTAGAGAAGATCGTGATCTGCGAGATCGAGCCGCTGATTCCGAGAGTCGTCTCGACCTATTTCACGCAGCAGAATTACGACGTCACGCAGGACCCGCGCGTCCAGATCGTCTACGACGACGCGCGGCACTACATCCTCACGACGAAAGAGAAATTCGACGTCATCACGTCCGACCCGATCCATCCGTGGGTCAAGGGCGCGGCGACGCTCTACACCAAGGAATACTTCGATCTCGTGAAGGCACACCTGAATCCCGGCGGCGTAGTGACGCAGTGGGTTCCGCTCTACGAAAGCTCGCCTGACGTCGTGAAGAGCGAGCTTGCCACGTTCTTCGACGCGTTCCCCGACGGCACGATCTGGGGAAACGACATCAACGGCAGCGGTTACGACGTGGTGCTCGCCGGGCACGCCTCCCCGCAGCCGATCGACGTCGATTCGGTGGACGCCAAGCTCGGGCGCCCTGAATACAGGCGCGTCGCGCGGTCCCTGGCCGACGTCGGATTCTCGTCGGGACTCGCGTTGCTTTCGACGTACGCGGGGCAGGCGCGCGACCTCGCCCCGTGGCTCACGGGAGCGCAGCTCAACCGCGACTCGAACCTGCGGCTGCAGTATCTCGCGGGCTTCGGGCTCAACACCTACGAGAGCTCGGCGATCTACGCGCAGATGTTACGCTATCGAAAATTCCCCGACGCTCTCTTCGTCGGCGGCGGGCCGGCCCGGGAGCAACTGCGGACCGTGATCGAAGCGCCGCGCGAGGAACCGTGA
- a CDS encoding GNAT family N-acetyltransferase, translating to MQQPPIEARAIGNSQSTTVQIRRALPRDADALAQLRYAFRLERRPATESRDAFAARCSNWMRPRLRGDSRWTVWLAERDGTIVGNLWVQIVEKIPNPGPESELHAYISNFFIVPEARNSGLGTRILSAAVAHCKAHGVDTVFLWPSERSVPLYSRTGFEVASDLLVLELREAKSP from the coding sequence ATGCAACAACCGCCCATCGAGGCCCGCGCAATCGGGAACAGTCAGTCGACGACCGTCCAGATTCGGCGTGCGCTTCCTCGCGATGCCGACGCGCTCGCCCAACTGCGCTACGCGTTCCGCCTCGAGCGGCGGCCCGCCACGGAATCGCGCGACGCGTTCGCCGCTCGCTGCTCCAATTGGATGCGGCCGCGGCTTCGCGGCGATTCGCGATGGACGGTTTGGTTGGCGGAGCGCGACGGCACGATCGTCGGCAACCTCTGGGTGCAGATCGTCGAGAAGATTCCGAATCCCGGCCCCGAGTCCGAGCTGCACGCATATATCTCGAACTTCTTCATCGTTCCCGAAGCGCGAAACAGCGGCCTTGGGACTCGGATTCTGAGCGCGGCAGTCGCGCACTGCAAAGCGCACGGCGTGGACACGGTGTTTCTGTGGCCGTCGGAACGCAGCGTTCCTCTCTACAGTCGAACGGGCTTCGAGGTGGCGAGCGACCTGTTGGTGCTGGAGCTGCGCGAGGCGAAATCTCCATGA